One genomic region from Kamptonema formosum PCC 6407 encodes:
- a CDS encoding glycosyltransferase family 39 protein → MKNLSHYLALLGIIVLGTALRFWHLDLKPLWMDEVITTLFSLGKNYNDIPLDLVFPLNYLESIFTLKPGVTCSQIAYTVATQSTHPPLFFCLMYQWLNFFHFESLHSLTWKLRALPALAGVVTIAAIYYLNRVGFSPAAGLAGAAIMAVSPFAIYLSQEARHYTLPMLLITLALLGFIQIQQHLSRQEQPSYFLWFFWIVINSIGFYVHYFSIIAFCAQVIILISNKEEVKNNSRPGINSAEKTIELNPVDRNTKPENKPPISLLSTSSYPTFSLSPSLPLLLLPFAFLIPGIMTLIGYSRQGETDWLKLVNPIAPLYQTLAGWAVFYISLPVEKQPLWVQVPAAILMIIFVGWLGWNLWLNVKQIGSCCQTKMATKMLVDFIVVVLIFFIVIVYIFDKDITLAPRYNYVYFPALCALLGATCIRDRKIKLEERKFTYSFFIILLVGILSSVFVTSNFAFQKPYHPHKAVKDMSINSAIPLLVAVGYNNFQDVALGLSFALELRKVSPPSTPDVYLAFLQRNSLDIAPPISGYQSVWQSLSRLQNLPAGQLNLWVVGAGLGRQDYPLHLSLSGKSSESYGVERICNIDLNHYHTVGVSYQLYRCY, encoded by the coding sequence ATGAAAAATCTGTCACATTATTTAGCTTTGTTGGGGATAATCGTTCTCGGAACGGCGCTGCGGTTTTGGCATTTGGACTTGAAACCTCTGTGGATGGATGAAGTCATTACTACTTTGTTTAGTTTGGGGAAAAACTACAATGACATTCCCTTAGATTTAGTATTCCCCCTCAATTATTTGGAGTCAATCTTTACCCTCAAACCGGGAGTAACTTGTTCTCAAATTGCCTATACAGTTGCCACTCAGTCTACCCATCCACCACTATTTTTTTGCTTAATGTACCAGTGGCTAAATTTTTTTCATTTTGAGTCATTGCATTCGCTTACATGGAAACTACGAGCTTTACCAGCATTAGCAGGAGTTGTCACAATTGCAGCTATTTATTACCTCAATCGCGTTGGATTTTCTCCCGCCGCAGGTCTTGCCGGAGCAGCGATTATGGCCGTTTCTCCTTTTGCCATTTACCTTTCGCAAGAAGCCCGCCACTATACTTTACCAATGCTACTAATTACTTTGGCACTTCTGGGATTTATCCAAATACAGCAACATTTATCTCGTCAAGAACAACCCAGTTATTTTCTTTGGTTTTTCTGGATAGTAATTAACAGTATTGGTTTCTATGTTCACTACTTTTCAATCATTGCTTTTTGCGCTCAAGTGATAATTTTAATAAGTAATAAGGAAGAAGTAAAAAATAATTCAAGACCAGGAATAAATAGCGCCGAAAAAACAATAGAATTGAATCCAGTAGATAGGAATACGAAGCCAGAAAACAAACCGCCTATATCCCTCCTCTCCACTTCTTCCTATCCTACCTTTTCTTTGTCTCCTAGTCTTCCTCTCTTACTATTACCTTTTGCTTTTTTGATACCTGGAATAATGACACTAATTGGCTATTCTAGGCAAGGTGAAACTGACTGGCTAAAACTTGTTAATCCGATTGCTCCGCTCTACCAAACTCTGGCTGGATGGGCGGTTTTTTACATTTCCTTACCTGTAGAAAAGCAACCTCTCTGGGTTCAAGTCCCAGCCGCTATTTTAATGATTATATTCGTAGGCTGGTTGGGGTGGAACCTCTGGTTAAATGTTAAACAAATTGGCTCTTGTTGTCAAACAAAGATGGCGACAAAGATGCTAGTAGATTTTATTGTTGTTGTATTAATATTTTTTATTGTTATCGTCTATATCTTTGACAAAGATATTACTCTAGCTCCCCGCTACAATTACGTTTATTTCCCAGCATTATGCGCTCTTTTAGGAGCAACCTGTATTCGCGATCGCAAAATCAAACTTGAAGAGCGTAAATTTACTTACTCATTTTTTATTATTTTATTAGTTGGCATTCTGAGTTCAGTATTTGTCACCTCAAATTTTGCCTTTCAAAAACCTTACCACCCTCATAAAGCTGTAAAAGATATGAGCATAAATTCAGCTATTCCCCTTTTGGTGGCAGTAGGATATAATAATTTTCAGGACGTGGCTTTAGGACTGAGCTTTGCCCTAGAACTCCGCAAAGTCTCTCCCCCTAGTACGCCTGATGTCTACCTCGCTTTTTTGCAGCGAAATAGTCTTGATATTGCACCTCCTATTAGCGGGTATCAAAGTGTATGGCAAAGTCTCTCTAGGTTGCAAAACTTGCCAGCAGGACAGCTCAATTTGTGGGTTGTTGGTGCTGGATTAGGGCGACAAGACTATCCGCTTCATTTGTCACTTTCTGGCAAGTCGTCTGAAAGTTATGGAGTGGAAAGGATCTGTAATATTGACCTTAATCATTACCACACTGTGGGTGTATCCTATCAACTCTACCGCTGTTATTGA
- a CDS encoding DUF4349 domain-containing protein has translation MKTHSSVKFLPQFPKQNQTQANKRTRQTIAIVALIASSAVGMASCGSSSQMNRARQNEANMPTAGAPMASPAAPQAAMDAASPSETQATAEKPKSRPQLIKKAEITLVVKSIDESTRTVSNLVQKQQGDILGFQNQKPPDSSIRHTASMQIRVPEEKLETTLNALAKLGNVQNRSLTAEDVTDRLVDSEARLRNLRKSEEMVLKIMDRSGSISDVLKASQELSNIRESIERIDAQLKSLRNQVAYSTINLNLEAAVSATQTPEPSLGLRVQESWGKATHSVSEFTLSLFALSLWLLAYSPYLLLITAAAYGLNRFRKQQTIPPVKDRNPPASN, from the coding sequence ATGAAAACTCACTCCTCAGTAAAATTTCTGCCACAATTCCCTAAGCAAAACCAGACTCAAGCCAATAAGCGCACCAGACAAACGATCGCGATCGTCGCCTTAATTGCGTCATCTGCGGTGGGAATGGCTAGTTGTGGTAGCAGCAGCCAAATGAATCGAGCAAGGCAAAATGAAGCAAATATGCCAACAGCAGGGGCTCCAATGGCATCGCCAGCAGCACCACAGGCAGCAATGGATGCAGCTTCACCTTCGGAGACACAAGCAACAGCAGAAAAACCCAAATCACGTCCCCAACTAATTAAAAAAGCAGAAATAACTCTTGTTGTCAAATCCATTGATGAGAGTACGCGAACAGTTTCTAATCTTGTCCAAAAACAGCAAGGCGACATCTTAGGTTTTCAAAACCAAAAACCACCAGATAGCAGTATTCGGCATACTGCCTCAATGCAAATCAGGGTTCCTGAAGAAAAGTTAGAAACCACATTAAACGCTCTCGCCAAACTAGGAAATGTACAGAACCGTTCTCTTACAGCCGAGGATGTTACCGATCGATTAGTTGATAGTGAAGCCAGACTGCGAAATCTGCGTAAATCAGAAGAAATGGTCTTAAAAATTATGGACAGATCCGGCTCTATTAGCGACGTACTCAAAGCTTCTCAAGAATTGAGTAATATCCGGGAGTCAATTGAACGCATTGACGCTCAGTTAAAAAGCTTACGAAATCAAGTAGCTTACTCCACTATTAATCTTAATTTAGAAGCAGCAGTTTCTGCCACACAAACCCCCGAACCTTCTCTAGGTTTGCGCGTACAAGAATCATGGGGAAAGGCGACTCATTCTGTGAGTGAATTTACTCTGAGTTTGTTTGCTTTAAGTCTTTGGTTATTAGCCTATAGCCCTTATTTGCTGCTAATTACTGCTGCGGCTTACGGCTTGAATCGATTTCGGAAACAGCAGACTATCCCTCCTGTTAAAGATCGAAATCCGCCCGCTTCTAATTAA
- a CDS encoding ATP-dependent helicase translates to MTDDFDANFTDSTVEMLDMASPQSDSGTAKKTAVLDFAIAPISRQEACHQLLKTLRPGQDRMGVWQGGRLAVSAVPGAGKSTGMAAAAALAIANFQLHSRRQLIVVTFTRSAAASIKAKIRKNLQALSLSEGAFTVNTLHGLALNIALRHPDLSGLDLENSTLITPNKSHRLIRICVEQWIAENPRRYQILLEGNQFDGEETERMRRQSVLRTEILPQLANTVVHEAKSSGLSPENLEEIGSNFADDNYQVLAVSAGLYKKYQALLRSQNLIDYDEMILAAIRVLENPAALAMEQKQVFAVFEDEAQDSTPLQTKLLEILATDAAHPHLPPNFIRVGDPNQAINSTFTPADPIYFRQFCEACQVEGNLATMNQAGRSTKIIIDAANFVVEWVNSSKLTGQEKPFRNQSILAVGNNDPQANANPAPEGGGLEICQPIDIYDSIRLIADRVLKVFADLENKSSAAILVRENKQGRFVREVLENPLKYNMKFDLSKYGIRVEDVSERERYSQVPSEILALLQFIDRPHSPDYLKAALKVLSDRELIPKQDYNALAIQSEQFLYPGPLDPPQSDRVRKCRYFCCSLLHAKLELPIYQLISFLALSLQYNQAELATADKLGERIFKQTAGNNSMSAILDALIEIVGSERFEPVEIPLETEQDREHPYVRKRQVTIITMHKAKGLDWDYVFLPFLQETTIPGGLRVFPQSRFLGDFTLAEVARAQIRASLHQQFPLPDIATAWELAGYLKMSEEFRLLYVAMTRAKRLLWMAAEKKAPFTWNNLENLQEQKASPVVLALKERFPN, encoded by the coding sequence ATGACAGATGATTTTGATGCTAATTTTACAGACTCAACTGTTGAAATGCTTGATATGGCATCGCCGCAGTCAGACTCAGGTACAGCAAAGAAAACTGCGGTGCTTGACTTCGCGATCGCACCAATTTCGCGCCAGGAAGCTTGCCATCAACTTCTCAAGACTCTCCGGCCGGGACAAGATCGAATGGGTGTATGGCAAGGCGGCAGACTGGCGGTTTCGGCGGTTCCGGGTGCGGGTAAGTCTACTGGGATGGCGGCGGCGGCAGCTTTGGCGATCGCAAACTTTCAACTTCACAGTCGCCGTCAGTTAATAGTTGTCACTTTTACCCGTTCCGCAGCAGCAAGTATTAAAGCTAAAATCCGCAAGAACTTACAAGCATTATCTTTATCAGAAGGTGCTTTTACCGTGAATACCCTGCACGGTTTGGCTCTAAATATTGCTCTCCGTCACCCTGATTTATCTGGTTTAGATTTGGAAAATTCTACTTTGATAACTCCGAACAAAAGTCATCGATTGATTCGGATTTGTGTAGAACAATGGATAGCAGAAAATCCGCGACGCTATCAAATTTTACTCGAAGGTAATCAATTTGATGGCGAGGAAACGGAAAGAATGCGTCGCCAGTCGGTTTTGCGGACTGAAATTTTGCCACAATTAGCTAATACGGTGGTTCACGAGGCAAAATCTTCTGGTTTGTCACCTGAAAATTTAGAGGAGATAGGTAGTAATTTTGCTGATGACAATTATCAGGTTTTAGCGGTATCGGCTGGGTTGTATAAGAAGTATCAAGCCTTGTTGCGATCGCAGAATTTAATCGATTACGATGAAATGATTTTAGCAGCAATCCGGGTGCTAGAAAATCCCGCCGCTTTAGCGATGGAGCAAAAGCAAGTATTCGCAGTTTTTGAAGATGAAGCTCAAGATTCTACGCCTTTGCAAACTAAGTTATTAGAAATATTAGCTACTGATGCTGCTCATCCTCATCTACCTCCTAATTTTATCCGAGTTGGAGATCCCAATCAAGCAATTAATTCTACTTTTACTCCTGCCGATCCGATTTATTTTCGTCAATTCTGCGAAGCTTGCCAAGTTGAAGGTAATTTAGCGACAATGAACCAAGCTGGCCGCAGTACGAAGATTATTATTGATGCTGCTAATTTTGTTGTAGAGTGGGTGAACAGTTCTAAATTAACTGGACAAGAAAAACCTTTCCGCAATCAAAGTATTCTGGCTGTAGGTAATAACGATCCCCAAGCTAACGCTAATCCAGCTCCCGAAGGTGGGGGTTTAGAAATATGTCAACCTATTGATATTTATGACTCTATAAGGCTAATTGCTGACAGGGTTTTAAAGGTGTTTGCAGACTTGGAAAATAAGAGTTCGGCTGCAATATTAGTAAGGGAAAATAAACAGGGTCGATTTGTTAGAGAGGTATTGGAAAATCCTCTCAAATACAACATGAAGTTCGATCTGAGTAAGTATGGAATTAGAGTTGAGGATGTATCTGAAAGAGAACGCTATTCCCAAGTTCCCTCTGAAATTTTAGCATTGCTCCAATTTATCGATCGTCCCCATTCCCCCGATTATCTCAAAGCTGCTTTAAAAGTCTTGAGCGATCGCGAACTTATCCCTAAGCAAGATTATAATGCTCTCGCTATACAATCAGAGCAGTTTCTTTACCCCGGCCCGCTCGATCCGCCGCAGTCCGATCGGGTTCGTAAATGTCGGTATTTCTGTTGTAGTTTGCTTCATGCTAAGTTAGAATTACCAATTTATCAGTTGATTTCTTTTCTAGCTTTATCGCTGCAATATAACCAGGCAGAGTTAGCGACTGCTGACAAATTGGGAGAAAGAATTTTCAAACAAACTGCTGGTAATAATTCTATGAGTGCGATTTTAGATGCACTGATTGAAATTGTTGGTTCTGAGCGGTTTGAACCTGTAGAAATACCTCTAGAAACAGAGCAAGATAGAGAACATCCTTATGTACGAAAGCGCCAAGTTACTATTATTACTATGCACAAAGCTAAGGGTTTAGATTGGGATTATGTTTTCCTACCATTTTTGCAGGAAACTACTATTCCGGGAGGTTTGCGGGTATTTCCCCAATCTCGGTTTTTAGGAGATTTTACATTAGCGGAAGTAGCGCGAGCTCAAATTCGTGCTAGTTTACATCAGCAGTTTCCTTTACCAGATATCGCTACTGCTTGGGAGTTAGCGGGATATTTGAAGATGTCAGAAGAGTTTCGGTTGTTGTATGTGGCGATGACGCGAGCGAAGCGTTTACTATGGATGGCGGCGGAAAAAAAGGCTCCTTTTACTTGGAATAATTTAGAGAATTTGCAGGAGCAAAAGGCAAGTCCTGTGGTGTTAGCTTTGAAGGAGAGATTTCCTAATTAG
- a CDS encoding alpha-E domain-containing protein — protein MLSRVADSIYWLNRYVERAENIARFADVNFNLILDSPTGVTQQWEPLVKITGDLELFQERYGEATAENVIQFLSFDTDYPNSIISCLRAARENARSIQEIISSEMWQQVNEFYMMVQQAANEQTMSQLLEFFAEVKMAGHLFAGVMDATMTHNEGWHFGQMGRFLERADKTSRILDVKYFILLPSVQYVGTALDEIQWMALLKSASAYEMYRKRKQHRITPTGVAEFLIMDREFPRSIHFCLLQAERSLHEITGTPSNTWKNPVERALGRSRAELDYLTIDEIIKMGLHEFMDDLQQQINDVGHKIFENFFALEAIS, from the coding sequence ATGTTAAGTCGCGTCGCTGATTCCATCTATTGGCTCAACCGCTATGTCGAACGAGCCGAAAACATCGCCCGCTTTGCCGATGTCAATTTCAACTTAATTCTTGACTCTCCCACAGGCGTTACCCAACAGTGGGAACCATTAGTAAAAATAACGGGCGATTTGGAATTATTTCAAGAACGTTACGGCGAAGCAACCGCAGAAAATGTGATTCAATTCCTCAGTTTCGATACTGACTATCCTAACTCAATTATCTCTTGCTTGCGAGCCGCCCGCGAAAATGCTCGCTCTATCCAAGAAATTATTTCTTCGGAAATGTGGCAGCAAGTTAATGAGTTTTATATGATGGTGCAACAAGCAGCTAATGAACAAACTATGTCTCAACTGCTAGAGTTTTTTGCAGAAGTAAAAATGGCAGGACATTTGTTTGCTGGGGTGATGGATGCGACGATGACGCATAATGAAGGGTGGCATTTTGGTCAAATGGGACGTTTTTTAGAACGAGCAGATAAGACTTCTCGCATCCTTGATGTTAAGTATTTTATTCTGTTGCCTTCTGTTCAATATGTAGGCACTGCACTTGATGAAATTCAGTGGATGGCACTGTTAAAATCTGCTAGTGCTTATGAGATGTATCGGAAACGCAAGCAACATCGAATTACACCCACAGGAGTTGCGGAGTTTCTGATAATGGATCGAGAGTTTCCCCGTTCAATTCACTTTTGTTTGTTGCAAGCTGAGCGGTCTCTTCACGAAATCACTGGGACTCCTTCTAATACTTGGAAAAATCCTGTAGAACGTGCTTTAGGTCGTTCCCGTGCCGAATTAGATTATCTGACGATTGACGAAATCATTAAGATGGGTTTGCATGAATTTATGGATGATTTACAGCAGCAAATTAATGATGTTGGTCATAAAATTTTTGAGAATTTCTTTGCTTTGGAAGCAATTAGTTAG
- a CDS encoding CAP domain-containing protein, translating to MALQSNIENGISRLLGDNTSEDIILSAGELTNFPGGAFVLGGNDTVQGAADSELIGGNNGEDSLLGGSGSDTLMGGKDSDFVDGESGNDLVRGDLDADIVRGGEGNDSLYGGRGNDLLFGDAGDDFLSGDRDTDTLTGGAGKDTFALATGGGIDIINDFENGVDLIRLPDGVNSVSLQTSGANTLIADSITGEIFAQLNNVLASSLTSASFLGGSPIPDNGNTTPENQEFINRVVELTNLERSKAGLPPLKANIQLSNAAENHTKNMANQDFFSHTGKDGSSPTNRVQSVGYPGVAGENIAAGSSTPEDVFAQWMNSSGHRANILNADYQEIGVGYYFLANDTGSVNYNTYWTQVFGIPTGI from the coding sequence ATGGCACTACAATCTAACATTGAAAACGGCATATCTCGCTTGCTCGGCGATAACACTTCGGAAGATATTATCTTGTCTGCTGGAGAACTAACAAATTTTCCTGGTGGTGCGTTTGTTCTGGGCGGAAATGATACAGTTCAAGGTGCTGCTGATAGTGAACTGATCGGAGGCAATAACGGTGAAGATAGCCTTTTAGGTGGGTCAGGAAGTGATACTTTAATGGGTGGAAAAGATAGCGATTTTGTAGATGGAGAAAGTGGCAACGATCTAGTTCGAGGAGATTTAGATGCAGATATTGTCAGAGGTGGAGAAGGTAACGACAGTTTATATGGTGGTAGAGGTAACGATCTGCTTTTTGGGGATGCTGGGGATGATTTTCTCTCAGGCGATCGCGATACTGATACACTAACTGGTGGTGCAGGAAAAGATACTTTTGCACTAGCAACTGGTGGAGGGATCGATATTATCAATGACTTTGAAAATGGTGTAGATTTAATCCGGCTACCTGACGGTGTAAATAGTGTTAGCCTGCAAACTAGCGGCGCTAATACTCTGATTGCTGATAGCATCACAGGCGAGATTTTTGCTCAACTAAATAATGTGTTAGCTTCTAGTCTTACCAGTGCTAGTTTTTTGGGTGGAAGTCCAATTCCAGATAATGGAAATACTACACCTGAAAACCAAGAATTTATCAATCGGGTTGTAGAACTTACTAATTTAGAACGCAGTAAAGCGGGATTGCCCCCACTGAAAGCAAATATTCAGTTGAGTAATGCGGCGGAGAATCATACCAAAAATATGGCAAATCAAGACTTTTTTAGCCACACTGGAAAAGATGGTTCTTCTCCAACTAATCGGGTGCAATCTGTAGGTTATCCCGGAGTCGCTGGGGAAAACATTGCCGCTGGTTCTTCGACACCAGAGGATGTCTTTGCACAGTGGATGAATAGCTCAGGGCATCGCGCTAATATTCTGAATGCTGATTATCAGGAAATTGGCGTGGGTTATTACTTTTTAGCCAATGATACTGGGAGTGTTAATTATAACACCTATTGGACGCAGGTTTTTGGTATTCCTACTGGCATTTAA
- a CDS encoding glycerophosphodiester phosphodiesterase produces the protein MIEIIAHRGFSAIAPENTLAAFDLAIKYGANSIEFDVQLSAEGVPVIFHDTTLDRITRTSGKVRDKTLEELNSLDAGAWFDRRFSGEKIPTLKSALTILKNVEKFLYFDVKPDCEWSSSEVKNFVNTLLVEGVNNKSVITSFNAQFLEQVREVSQDLLIGRIVANESDYKAQLAKALAAEDRLISSQYRVLLDHPSLVENSRNRGVDVVAWTVDSREDVVKLVDIGVMRIVTNSLIGNEIKL, from the coding sequence ATGATAGAAATTATTGCTCATCGGGGTTTTTCTGCGATCGCCCCTGAAAATACCTTAGCCGCTTTCGATCTCGCTATCAAATATGGTGCTAATTCTATCGAATTCGATGTCCAATTGTCCGCAGAAGGCGTGCCAGTTATTTTTCACGATACCACACTGGATAGAATTACTCGAACTTCGGGCAAAGTCCGAGATAAAACCTTAGAAGAATTGAACTCGCTGGATGCTGGTGCGTGGTTCGATCGGCGGTTTTCTGGAGAAAAAATTCCCACATTGAAATCAGCTTTAACTATCCTCAAAAATGTTGAAAAATTTCTATATTTTGATGTCAAGCCTGATTGCGAATGGTCAAGTTCAGAAGTAAAGAACTTTGTTAATACCTTGCTGGTTGAAGGGGTGAATAATAAAAGCGTAATTACATCTTTTAACGCTCAATTTCTTGAACAAGTCCGCGAAGTTTCCCAAGATTTGCTAATTGGTCGCATTGTCGCGAATGAATCAGATTATAAAGCTCAGTTGGCGAAAGCTTTAGCCGCTGAGGATCGTTTAATCAGCAGTCAATATCGCGTTTTACTAGATCACCCCTCACTGGTTGAAAATAGCCGAAATCGGGGAGTAGATGTTGTGGCTTGGACGGTAGACAGCCGGGAAGATGTGGTAAAATTAGTGGATATCGGTGTGATGCGAATAGTAACTAATTCTTTGATAGGAAACGAAATAAAATTATGA
- the pheS gene encoding phenylalanine--tRNA ligase subunit alpha has translation MTTQLNDLEAQLETLRQEAENAIATSNTLEQLEQLRIGYFGKKGQLSQILGSMGKLAADQRPKIGAIANVIKEAIATELDNKRITLQSAQIQAKLEAETIDVTMPGVYRPQGRIHPLNGVIDRALDIFVGLGYTVATGPEIESDYYNFEALNTPPDHPARDMQDTFYLPDAKLLRTHTSSVQIRYMENHEPPIRIVAPGRVYRRDTVDATHAAVFHQIELLAVDEGLTFTDLKGTIKEFLRQMFGQDLPIRFRASYFPFTEPSAEVDLQWQGRWLEVLGCGVVDPNVLKAVGYDPEKYTGFAAGFGVERFAQVLHKIDDIRRVYTSDLRFLRQF, from the coding sequence ATGACTACTCAGCTAAATGACCTAGAAGCCCAACTAGAAACCCTCCGCCAAGAAGCCGAAAATGCGATCGCAACTTCCAATACCCTAGAACAACTCGAACAGTTGCGGATCGGGTACTTCGGCAAGAAAGGCCAACTGTCGCAAATTTTAGGCAGCATGGGCAAATTGGCTGCGGATCAGCGGCCAAAAATAGGCGCGATCGCCAACGTGATCAAAGAAGCGATCGCAACAGAATTAGACAACAAACGCATCACCCTGCAATCGGCTCAAATCCAAGCCAAACTTGAAGCAGAAACCATAGATGTTACCATGCCAGGGGTTTACCGTCCCCAAGGTCGAATTCACCCCTTAAACGGCGTTATTGACCGAGCTTTAGATATCTTCGTTGGTCTTGGCTACACCGTCGCCACTGGCCCAGAAATAGAATCAGATTACTACAACTTCGAGGCTCTGAATACGCCGCCCGATCATCCCGCACGGGATATGCAAGATACCTTCTATTTACCCGATGCAAAATTGCTGCGGACTCATACATCTAGCGTCCAAATTCGCTACATGGAAAACCACGAACCGCCGATCCGAATTGTTGCACCGGGTCGTGTTTACCGCCGGGATACAGTCGATGCTACTCATGCGGCTGTCTTCCATCAAATTGAACTTTTAGCTGTCGATGAAGGGCTAACATTTACCGATCTAAAAGGCACAATTAAAGAATTTTTACGGCAAATGTTCGGGCAAGATTTACCGATTCGCTTCCGTGCCAGCTATTTCCCTTTTACTGAACCTTCAGCAGAAGTTGATTTGCAATGGCAAGGGCGTTGGCTAGAAGTTTTGGGCTGTGGTGTAGTCGATCCTAATGTTCTCAAAGCAGTTGGTTATGACCCAGAAAAATATACGGGATTTGCCGCTGGTTTTGGTGTAGAACGCTTTGCTCAAGTTCTGCATAAAATTGATGATATCCGCCGCGTTTATACCAGCGATTTACGCTTTCTGCGGCAATTTTAA
- a CDS encoding SH3 domain-containing protein — MKKMSHWNQSAGVLSLFAIAIGTLQISAIAQGATATSNLSQNPQSSTSEIAQATVSLCRRVTASQGLVIREKPSLTSRQVGSAPVNSQITLVEAANVLQASDGRLWVEISSPVRGYISNGYANRESNLGICSGIANNPPQNPPAGNGTPNASLCRQVEPRVAPRGLAVRADASAASGYRGGVPANGKVTLAPDYKLVLDKSGQNRNWVEITSPFAGFVSAQSLIMCR; from the coding sequence ATGAAAAAGATGAGTCACTGGAATCAATCCGCAGGAGTCCTAAGCTTGTTCGCGATCGCGATCGGCACTTTGCAGATATCTGCGATCGCCCAAGGCGCAACCGCAACATCAAATCTCAGTCAAAATCCACAGTCAAGTACCTCTGAAATAGCCCAAGCTACAGTAAGTCTCTGTCGCAGAGTTACTGCATCCCAGGGTTTAGTCATCCGCGAGAAACCCTCGCTCACATCGCGCCAAGTAGGAAGCGCACCCGTAAATAGTCAAATCACCCTCGTGGAAGCGGCAAACGTGCTTCAGGCATCGGATGGTCGCCTCTGGGTAGAAATTTCATCTCCAGTCAGGGGGTATATTTCTAACGGCTATGCTAACCGGGAGAGCAATCTGGGAATATGTTCGGGGATAGCGAACAATCCTCCTCAAAATCCCCCTGCTGGTAATGGAACTCCTAACGCTAGTCTTTGTCGCCAAGTGGAACCCCGCGTCGCGCCGCGCGGTTTAGCTGTCCGCGCAGATGCTTCTGCTGCGTCGGGTTACAGAGGGGGAGTACCTGCTAACGGTAAGGTGACTCTGGCCCCAGACTACAAGCTAGTTTTGGATAAAAGCGGGCAAAACCGCAATTGGGTAGAGATTACATCCCCGTTTGCCGGGTTTGTATCTGCCCAAAGTCTGATTATGTGCCGTTAA
- a CDS encoding transposase, whose product MPFSSNPDITRVDDYAKHLKNTRSFFPNSVRYLVADGYYYRSKFWETVRELNLDFIGKLRVDANLRYLYTGEQKKRGAPRKYDGKFDGQDLSRLNFVKEIKPGVSLSTLVVWSCCLNCPVCLVCISEVQANGKIKNALLFSTDINLSPEQIIEYYQARFQIEFVFRDAKQFTGLSDCQSPHLQRLDFHFNASLTSLNLAKYQAYNCHLSSEAFVFSMASYKRLQLNRHLLSTFIDKLDLDPNLILNHPNFPSLLSYGTLAA is encoded by the coding sequence GTGCCATTCAGCTCAAATCCTGATATAACAAGAGTTGACGACTATGCTAAACATTTAAAAAACACTCGTTCTTTCTTCCCAAATTCTGTTCGTTATTTGGTGGCTGATGGCTATTATTACCGCTCTAAATTCTGGGAGACTGTGCGGGAGTTAAATTTAGATTTTATTGGCAAATTAAGAGTTGATGCTAACCTCCGTTATCTTTATACAGGTGAACAAAAGAAACGGGGCGCACCTCGTAAATATGATGGTAAATTTGACGGCCAAGATTTGAGTCGCCTGAATTTTGTTAAAGAAATAAAACCGGGCGTTTCACTCTCTACGTTAGTTGTGTGGAGTTGTTGTTTAAATTGCCCAGTTTGTTTAGTTTGTATTTCTGAGGTTCAAGCCAACGGTAAAATCAAAAATGCCTTATTATTTAGTACTGATATTAATCTCTCTCCCGAACAAATTATTGAATATTATCAGGCTCGTTTTCAGATAGAATTTGTGTTTCGTGATGCCAAACAATTTACGGGCTTATCGGATTGTCAATCTCCTCATCTCCAACGGCTTGATTTTCATTTTAATGCCAGTTTAACTTCTCTTAACTTAGCCAAATATCAGGCTTATAATTGTCACTTATCAAGTGAGGCATTTGTCTTTTCGATGGCTTCTTATAAACGTCTACAACTCAATCGGCATCTGCTTTCCACCTTTATTGATAAGTTAGATTTAGACCCAAATTTGATTTTAAATCACCCTAACTTTCCTTCACTCCTGTCCTATGGTACTTTGGCTGCTTAA